The DNA region TAATAGATCAAAGCCCTGTATCTGCAAATTCCAGATCTAGTTTAGCAACATATAGTGGAATCATGGATAATATAAGAAAAGCTTTTGCAAATGCAAATAATGTTAATATTTCATTATTTAGCTCAAATTCAGATGGAGCTTGTGAAAATTGTAATGGAAGCGGAATAATAGAAACAAACCTTGCGTTTATGGAAAATATAAAAAGCACTTGCGATGTTTGTGAAGGTAAAAAATATAAAAAAGAAGTTTTAGGATATAAATTTCAAAGTAAAAATATAATAGAAGTTCTTGGAATGTCAGTTTCAGAAGCAATTGAATTCTTTAACTTAAAGCAAATTAAAACAAAACTGCAATCTATTGAACAAATGGGGATTGGATATTTAACTTTAGGTCAAACTCTCGATACATTATCAGGGGGCGAATGTCAAAGATTAAAGCTTGCTAGTGAACTTCATAATGAGAGCTCCATATATATATTAGACGAACCTACAACAGGGCTTCATATGGCTGATGTTGAAAAATTTATAAATATAGTTGAGAATATTGTAGATAGAGGTAATACAGTCATAATAATAGAACATAATATTGATATAATTAAGAGAGCGGATTGGATTATTGATATGGGACCTGAAGGTGGAATAAAAGGTGGAGACGTAATATTTGAAGGAACACCAAAGCAATTATGTAACTGTGAGAAGTCATTAACATCTAAATATATTTAGTTTATTTTCTTAAATAACATTTTTTGATATTTGATGATCGGTATATTATGATAACAGCAGTACATGCGGCTATTAGCAACAGAGACCAATCGAAGTAAGCCTTAAAAACAATTAGTTAAAGCTTCAAAGGCTTTATATACTAAAGGTTTGATAGATTTAGTATAAAATAAAGTAAGGGTATTATTTCTTAGTGATTTTAAGAAATAATACCCTGTTTTTATTGATTCCTTGTATTTTGGAACATAAAATTGGTCAAAACTCTTTTTTATTAAGAAATATGGAGCATATCAATAAAAATATAATGAATAACATAAAAATTATATTGATAAACAATAAAACATATGTTAAAATCAAATCAATAATATATAAGTGAGGTGCTTTATGTGAAACAGGTTTCAACACTCTTTTTAAAGGTAGTAGTCTTTCTTCTTGCATTTCCGGTTCTTGCTTTGTGCATATTTTGGGTGCCTGGATTTGTAAACTACTTACCCTATCCCATTTTAATCGGTGTGTATGCAACGGCGATATCGTATTGCTTTGCTCTGTATCAAACTTTAAAACTTTTAAGCTATATTGATAAGAACAAAGCTTTCTCGGAATTATCTGTAAAGGCTTTAAAGAATATAAAATACTGTGCAAACACAATCAGTATTATATATGCAGTACTCATACCATTCTTAGTTCCTATAGCGGATGCAGACGACGCCCCAGGTCTCGTAGGATTCCCAATCATCATTATTTTTGCGTCAGTTGTGATTGCAGTCTTTGCTGCTGTTCTTCAAAGGCTTTTACAAGATGCTATTGATATAAAATCAGAAAATGACTTAACAGTATGAGGTGAGATATGGCTATTATAATTAATATTGATGTGATGCTGGCTAAAAGGAAAATGAGTGTAACAGAACTTACAGAGAAGGTTGGAATAACCATGGCAAATCTCTCTATACTAAAGAACGGAAAGGCGAAAGCTATTAGGTTTTCAACTTTAGAGGCAATATGCAAAGCTTTGGACTGCCAACCAGGTGATATTTTAGAATATAGAAATGACATATAAATGTGAAGTTGACTACTGCAAGTAGATTAGTTAAATATTCAGTAAAGTTTATTTGAGGAGGCAATATATGAAAATTAAATTAATTCAACCTGCAATGCTACCAAGACCTATGGATACAAAGTTAAAAACAAGAATGTCTCCTTCGTTAGCTTTACTAACAATAGCAAATCTTACGCCGAAAGAGCATGAAGTTATTATTGAAAATGAAAATGTTGAAAAGATAGATTTTGATGAACCTGTAGATTTGGTAGCAATAACTGTCACTGTAGATGTTATGAATAGAGCGGTGGAAATATTAAAGGAGTTTAAAAATCGTGGAGTAACAGTAATTGCAGGAGGGATACATATTACAGCAGATCCAGAGGGAGCTCTCCATAGTTTTGACGCAATATGTGTGGGAATGGCTGAGAGAGTTTGGGCAAGAATCCTTAAGGATAAAGAAAATAATTCACTTAAGAGGATATATTATGATATGGAAAATATTGCTGGCAAAGAAATAGTATCACCTCAGTATAACATTATTGATAATAAAAAGTATTTATATACTAATATAATTAGTACTAGCAGGGGATGTCCTTTTGAATGTGATTTCTGCTATAATAGTTGCAAAAATGTACTTAAAACTTATATTAATAGACCTATAGACGATGTAATTAAAGATATAAATGCATTAAAAACAAGACATATAATGTTTATTGATGATAATTTTATTGGAAATCCCAAATGGACTAAAAAATTATTAAAGGAAATAAAACCGCTTAAACTAAAGTGGAACGCAGCGGTTACTTCTAATGTAGTAGACATGCCTGAATTATTAGATGAAATGAAGGAGGCTGGTTGTAAAAGTCTATTTATAGGTTTTGAAAGTATAAATAGCAAGTCATTAGATAGTGTCCATAAGGTACAAAATAGTGTAAATAGATATGAGAAACTTGTAGATGAAATTCATAAAAGGGAAATAATGATAAATGCAAGTTTTGTTTTCGGATTAGATGAAGATGATGTCTCTGTATTTAAGAATACATT from Alkaliphilus flagellatus includes:
- a CDS encoding DUF2975 domain-containing protein — protein: MKQVSTLFLKVVVFLLAFPVLALCIFWVPGFVNYLPYPILIGVYATAISYCFALYQTLKLLSYIDKNKAFSELSVKALKNIKYCANTISIIYAVLIPFLVPIADADDAPGLVGFPIIIIFASVVIAVFAAVLQRLLQDAIDIKSENDLTV
- a CDS encoding helix-turn-helix domain-containing protein, translated to MAIIINIDVMLAKRKMSVTELTEKVGITMANLSILKNGKAKAIRFSTLEAICKALDCQPGDILEYRNDI
- a CDS encoding B12-binding domain-containing radical SAM protein; the protein is MKIKLIQPAMLPRPMDTKLKTRMSPSLALLTIANLTPKEHEVIIENENVEKIDFDEPVDLVAITVTVDVMNRAVEILKEFKNRGVTVIAGGIHITADPEGALHSFDAICVGMAERVWARILKDKENNSLKRIYYDMENIAGKEIVSPQYNIIDNKKYLYTNIISTSRGCPFECDFCYNSCKNVLKTYINRPIDDVIKDINALKTRHIMFIDDNFIGNPKWTKKLLKEIKPLKLKWNAAVTSNVVDMPELLDEMKEAGCKSLFIGFESINSKSLDSVHKVQNSVNRYEKLVDEIHKREIMINASFVFGLDEDDVSVFKNTLEWIVKNKIETVTSHILTPYPGTKVHSSLIEENRIVDFNLSNYNTAHVVYKPKNMTAEELYNGYLWIYKEVYTFKNIMKRLPKSKKQWIPFLAFNFFYRKFGKLTELLCNIVSFKNIGRFFRWLAYCIK